In Cyclopterus lumpus isolate fCycLum1 chromosome 9, fCycLum1.pri, whole genome shotgun sequence, a single genomic region encodes these proteins:
- the LOC117737002 gene encoding flavin reductase (NADPH)-like isoform X2, with amino-acid sequence MAERLRMKIAVLGATGQTGQYLVNQALQQGHTVTAIVRNPGKLGVHHDNLKVVEADIFSADSLKAHFRGQDVILSCLGFQTSFFSAVTGYSLSMRSVIGAMREARVNRIITMTSWYTEPASGVQSPYLIRFLLLPMIRRVLTNMHEMEQFLHKTEDITWTVVRPPGLKNLSASAQEILTHEGYFVPDSRGYPAGSAVGRGDVARFMLSLLNSNAWVKKGVAIATK; translated from the exons ATGGCGGAG aggctGAGGATGAAGATCGCTGTACTGGGAGCCACTGGGCAGACTGGACAGTATCTGGTCAACCAGGCACTGCAGCAGGGCCACACGGTCACCGCCATCGTCAGGAACCCGGGAAAACTCGGAGTGCATCATGATAATCTCAAG GTGGTGGAAGCTGATATTTTCTCAGCAGACAGTCTGAAGGCTCACTTCAGAGGACAGGATGTGATCCTGTCCTGCCTCGGCTTCCAGACCTCCTTCTTCTCGGCGGTGACGGGCTACAGCCTGTCCATGAGGAGCGTGATCGGCGCCATGCGAGAGGCCCGGGTCAACCGGATCATCACCATGACCTCCTGGTACACCGAGC CCGCGTCCGGAGTGCAGTCGCCTTATCTCATCCGCTTCCTGCTGCTGCCGATGATCCGGAGAGTTCTCACCAACATGCATGAGATGGAGCAGTTTCTGCACAAGACCGAGGACATAACCTGGACTGTGGTTCGTCCACCTGGTCTTAAGAACCTGTCGGCCTCAG CTCAAGAGATTCTGACCCATGAGGGATACTTTGTGCCCGACAGCAGGGGTTACCCTGCAGGCAGCGCAGTGGGAAGAGGAGACGTGGCTCGCTTCATGCTCTCTCTCCTCAACAGCAACGCCTGGGTCAAGAAGGGAGTCGCCATCGCTACcaaatga
- the LOC117737002 gene encoding flavin reductase (NADPH)-like isoform X1, translated as MLLTSLDNVNKRLRMKIAVLGATGQTGQYLVNQALQQGHTVTAIVRNPGKLGVHHDNLKVVEADIFSADSLKAHFRGQDVILSCLGFQTSFFSAVTGYSLSMRSVIGAMREARVNRIITMTSWYTEPASGVQSPYLIRFLLLPMIRRVLTNMHEMEQFLHKTEDITWTVVRPPGLKNLSASAQEILTHEGYFVPDSRGYPAGSAVGRGDVARFMLSLLNSNAWVKKGVAIATK; from the exons ATGTTGCTCACCTCGTTGGATAACGTCAATAAA aggctGAGGATGAAGATCGCTGTACTGGGAGCCACTGGGCAGACTGGACAGTATCTGGTCAACCAGGCACTGCAGCAGGGCCACACGGTCACCGCCATCGTCAGGAACCCGGGAAAACTCGGAGTGCATCATGATAATCTCAAG GTGGTGGAAGCTGATATTTTCTCAGCAGACAGTCTGAAGGCTCACTTCAGAGGACAGGATGTGATCCTGTCCTGCCTCGGCTTCCAGACCTCCTTCTTCTCGGCGGTGACGGGCTACAGCCTGTCCATGAGGAGCGTGATCGGCGCCATGCGAGAGGCCCGGGTCAACCGGATCATCACCATGACCTCCTGGTACACCGAGC CCGCGTCCGGAGTGCAGTCGCCTTATCTCATCCGCTTCCTGCTGCTGCCGATGATCCGGAGAGTTCTCACCAACATGCATGAGATGGAGCAGTTTCTGCACAAGACCGAGGACATAACCTGGACTGTGGTTCGTCCACCTGGTCTTAAGAACCTGTCGGCCTCAG CTCAAGAGATTCTGACCCATGAGGGATACTTTGTGCCCGACAGCAGGGGTTACCCTGCAGGCAGCGCAGTGGGAAGAGGAGACGTGGCTCGCTTCATGCTCTCTCTCCTCAACAGCAACGCCTGGGTCAAGAAGGGAGTCGCCATCGCTACcaaatga
- the LOC117737002 gene encoding flavin reductase (NADPH)-like isoform X3 yields MKIAVLGATGQTGQYLVNQALQQGHTVTAIVRNPGKLGVHHDNLKVVEADIFSADSLKAHFRGQDVILSCLGFQTSFFSAVTGYSLSMRSVIGAMREARVNRIITMTSWYTEPASGVQSPYLIRFLLLPMIRRVLTNMHEMEQFLHKTEDITWTVVRPPGLKNLSASAQEILTHEGYFVPDSRGYPAGSAVGRGDVARFMLSLLNSNAWVKKGVAIATK; encoded by the exons ATGAAGATCGCTGTACTGGGAGCCACTGGGCAGACTGGACAGTATCTGGTCAACCAGGCACTGCAGCAGGGCCACACGGTCACCGCCATCGTCAGGAACCCGGGAAAACTCGGAGTGCATCATGATAATCTCAAG GTGGTGGAAGCTGATATTTTCTCAGCAGACAGTCTGAAGGCTCACTTCAGAGGACAGGATGTGATCCTGTCCTGCCTCGGCTTCCAGACCTCCTTCTTCTCGGCGGTGACGGGCTACAGCCTGTCCATGAGGAGCGTGATCGGCGCCATGCGAGAGGCCCGGGTCAACCGGATCATCACCATGACCTCCTGGTACACCGAGC CCGCGTCCGGAGTGCAGTCGCCTTATCTCATCCGCTTCCTGCTGCTGCCGATGATCCGGAGAGTTCTCACCAACATGCATGAGATGGAGCAGTTTCTGCACAAGACCGAGGACATAACCTGGACTGTGGTTCGTCCACCTGGTCTTAAGAACCTGTCGGCCTCAG CTCAAGAGATTCTGACCCATGAGGGATACTTTGTGCCCGACAGCAGGGGTTACCCTGCAGGCAGCGCAGTGGGAAGAGGAGACGTGGCTCGCTTCATGCTCTCTCTCCTCAACAGCAACGCCTGGGTCAAGAAGGGAGTCGCCATCGCTACcaaatga